In Hydra vulgaris chromosome 06, alternate assembly HydraT2T_AEP, a genomic segment contains:
- the LOC100213777 gene encoding histone deacetylase 8, whose product MTSATLEIAYIHSEKYVSICDKHPKVKGRASMVHDLIESYDLLSLVKIVAPVEASRNDLLTYHTEKYIQTLEFVEKRLVNSIESHEEDCFNEDEINYINEIGLGYDCSLFSNIYLYAKAVVGGTLSAANCLIDSQAVVSINLNGGWHHAHTDEASGFCYVNDIVIGILKLLTKFKKIFYIDLDVHHGDYVEEAFLYTNKVVTFSIHKFGDGFFPGTGMKNSIGKGKGKYYTINAPLKDGVDNKMFTYVFKNIFTEVFQCFSPEVIVVQCGADCLTGDPLGSFNLTSEALVDCVKFVLNEKVPTMILGGGGYNLSNTARCWTQVIAGILNATLNNDIPEHEKLECYGPDFALSFNPNHKKNENSLEYIEDLLSFLKGNIKFMRGLSKNEISI is encoded by the coding sequence ATGACATCAGCTACTTTAGAAATAGCCTACATTCATTCTGAAAAATATGTTTCCATATGTGACAAGCATCCAAAAGTGAAAGGTAGAGCATCGATGGTGCATGATCTTATTGAATCTTATGATTTATTGTCGCTAGTAAAAATAGTTGCACCTGTTGAAGCTTCTCGTAATGATCTGTTAACATATCATACAGAAAAGTATATTCAGACCTTAGAGTTTGTGGAGAAAAGATTAGTTAACAGTATTGAATCACATGAGGAAGATTGTTTTAATgaagatgaaataaattatattaatgaaaTTGGGTTGGGGTATGACTgctcattattttcaaatatatatttgtatgcaAAAGCTGTAGTGGGTGGCACATTATCTGCTGCTAACTGTTTGATTGATAGTCAAGCTGTTGTTAGTATTAACCTTAATGGTGGTTGGCACCATGCACACACTGACGAGGCATCTGGTTTCTGTTATGTGAACGACATTGTTATCGGCAttcttaaacttttaacaaagttcaaaaaaatcttttatattgatttagatGTTCACCATGGAGACTATGTTGAAGaagcttttttatatacaaacaaaGTTGTAACTTTTTCTATTCATAAATTTGGTGATGGATTTTTTCCTGGAACTGGCATGAAAAATAGTATAGGTAAAGGTAAAGGTAAGTATTATACAATAAATGCCCCACTAAAAGATGGTGTAGACAATAAAATGTTCACATatgtttttaagaatattttcaCTGAAGTTTTTCAATGTTTCTCTCCGGAAGTGATTGTCGTGCAATGTGGAGCAGATTGTTTAACCGGTGATCCTCTTGgttcatttaatttaacaagTGAAGCTCTTGTAGAttgtgttaaatttgttttaaatgaaaaagttccAACCATGATCTTAGGAGGAGGTGGTTATAATTTATCTAATACCGCACGTTGTTGGACCCAAGTTATTGCTGGAATTTTAAATGCAACGTTAAATAATGATATTCCGGAGCATGAAAAATTAGAATGCTATGGACCAgattttgctttaagttttaatccaaatcacaaaaaaaatgagAATTCTTTAGAATACATTGAAGATTTGCTGTCATTTTTGAAAGGCAACATTAAATTCATGAGGGGATTGTCAAAGAACGAAATTTCCATATAG